In Blastopirellula sediminis, the following proteins share a genomic window:
- a CDS encoding C39 family peptidase, which translates to MAKSLHLDILPQPDETTCGPTCLHAVYRFFDDELPLAQVIRETPKLEEGGTLAVLLGCHALRRGYKATIYTYNLAVFDPSWFYPPPEPLESEEAVAAFHKRRLIERLHAQMQVKEEPKLHTASRAYIQFLELGGAIEMEDLRASLVRRFLKLDLPILTGLSATYLYGTPREFGLDCKPDDVRGYAVGHFVVLHGYDKEAGTVSVADPYLPNPLGEEHHYDVKIDRLLCAIMLGVLTYDANLLVIEPAEKSSN; encoded by the coding sequence ATGGCAAAATCGCTTCATCTCGACATTCTCCCCCAGCCCGACGAAACGACGTGCGGACCGACCTGTCTGCACGCCGTCTATCGGTTTTTCGATGACGAGCTGCCGCTGGCGCAGGTCATCCGCGAGACGCCCAAGCTGGAGGAGGGGGGAACGCTGGCAGTCTTGCTCGGCTGCCATGCGCTGCGTCGAGGGTACAAAGCGACGATCTACACCTACAACCTGGCGGTCTTCGATCCGTCCTGGTTTTACCCGCCTCCGGAACCGCTGGAGTCGGAAGAGGCGGTCGCCGCATTTCATAAGCGGCGGCTGATCGAGCGGTTGCATGCTCAAATGCAGGTCAAGGAAGAGCCGAAGCTGCACACCGCGAGCCGCGCCTACATCCAGTTTCTGGAACTCGGCGGGGCGATTGAGATGGAAGACCTGAGAGCGTCGCTCGTGCGGCGTTTTCTGAAACTCGACTTGCCGATTTTGACCGGGCTGAGCGCCACGTATCTATATGGCACTCCCCGCGAGTTCGGCCTCGATTGCAAGCCGGACGACGTACGCGGCTACGCCGTTGGGCACTTCGTCGTCCTCCATGGTTACGACAAGGAGGCGGGAACGGTCAGCGTGGCCGATCCCTATCTGCCCAATCCGCTGGGAGAGGAACATCATTACGATGTGAAAATCGATCGATTGTTGTGTGCGATCATGCTCGGCGTCCTGACCTACGACGCCAATCTCTTGGTGATTGAGCCCGCCGAAAAATCCAGCAATTAA
- a CDS encoding RimK family protein produces MSVLIVTNTPDDWPAQIENVQVVAANDYLTNSKFSELRGVKVFNLCRSYKYQTIGYYVSLLAEARGHKPLPSVTAVQDLKTHAIVRLASSDLEKLIEKSLAPIKSDKFELSIYFGRNMAQRYDRLCTQLFNQFQTPLLRASFVRDKNGWQLRAINAISTNDVPDAHWDFVLEAAQQHFAGRGGSVKKRARARFDMAILHNPEDADKPSNDKALAKFIKAAEAQGIHAEMVTRDDYGSIGEFDALFIRETTQVNHHTYRFSRRAAGEGLVVIDDPQSIVRCTNKVFLAEILSRHKVATPKTLVVQEETAGMIAPELGFPCVLKKPDSSFSHGVVKVKNESELADKLKEFFEHSDLIIAQEFLPTTFDWRIGIIDRQPIYACKYYMATGHWQIIQQKEGKTKYGKSETIPIELAPRKAVQVALKAANLIGDGLYGVDVKESNGHFSVIEVNDNPNLDAGYEDAILKDELYRRIMSVFLRRIEQRKAGLS; encoded by the coding sequence ATGTCCGTATTGATTGTCACCAACACGCCGGACGACTGGCCCGCCCAGATCGAAAACGTGCAGGTCGTCGCCGCCAACGATTACCTCACCAATTCCAAGTTCAGCGAACTGCGCGGCGTGAAGGTCTTTAACCTCTGCCGATCGTACAAATACCAAACGATCGGTTACTACGTTTCGCTCTTGGCCGAAGCCCGCGGCCACAAGCCGCTTCCTAGCGTCACCGCAGTTCAGGACCTGAAGACGCACGCGATCGTCCGGCTCGCTTCGTCCGACCTGGAAAAGCTGATCGAAAAGTCGCTGGCGCCGATCAAGTCGGACAAGTTCGAGCTGAGCATCTACTTCGGCCGCAACATGGCCCAGCGTTACGATCGGCTTTGCACGCAGCTCTTTAACCAGTTTCAGACGCCGCTGCTTCGGGCCAGTTTCGTCCGCGACAAAAACGGTTGGCAACTGCGCGCGATCAACGCGATCTCGACCAACGACGTGCCGGACGCCCATTGGGACTTTGTGCTGGAAGCGGCTCAGCAACACTTCGCCGGACGAGGCGGCAGCGTCAAGAAGCGCGCCCGAGCTCGCTTCGACATGGCGATCCTCCACAATCCCGAAGACGCCGACAAACCGTCGAACGACAAGGCGCTCGCCAAGTTCATCAAAGCGGCCGAAGCGCAAGGGATTCACGCCGAGATGGTCACCCGCGACGACTACGGCAGCATCGGCGAATTCGACGCCCTCTTCATTCGCGAGACGACCCAGGTCAATCATCACACCTACCGCTTCTCGCGTCGCGCCGCCGGCGAAGGGTTGGTCGTGATCGACGATCCGCAGTCGATCGTCCGCTGCACCAACAAGGTCTTCCTGGCCGAGATCCTCTCGCGCCACAAGGTCGCTACGCCGAAGACGTTGGTCGTGCAGGAAGAGACGGCCGGCATGATCGCGCCGGAGCTAGGTTTTCCCTGCGTCTTGAAAAAGCCCGACAGCTCGTTTTCGCACGGCGTCGTCAAGGTGAAGAACGAATCGGAACTGGCCGACAAACTGAAGGAGTTCTTTGAACATTCCGACCTGATCATCGCCCAGGAATTTTTGCCGACCACCTTCGACTGGCGGATCGGCATCATTGATCGTCAGCCGATCTATGCTTGCAAGTACTACATGGCGACCGGGCACTGGCAGATCATCCAGCAGAAAGAAGGGAAGACGAAGTACGGCAAGTCGGAGACGATCCCGATCGAACTGGCGCCCCGCAAAGCGGTGCAAGTCGCGCTCAAAGCGGCCAACCTGATCGGCGACGGCTTGTACGGGGTCGACGTGAAGGAATCGAACGGCCACTTCAGCGTGATCGAAGTGAATGACAACCCAAACCTCGACGCCGGCTACGAAGACGCGATCCTGAAGGACGAACTCTACCGAAGGATCATGAGCGTCTTCCTAAGAAGAATCGAACAACGCAAAGCCGGCTTGTCGTAA
- a CDS encoding carboxylate-amine ligase: MSDPLHLFDAFGVELEYMIVDAQSLDVRPIADLLLKEAAGEILSEIELGEIAWSNELALHVIELKTNGPAPSLDPLTDYFQQHVKQANDFLATFGARLLPTAMHPWMDPHAVQLWPHDYNPIYEAYNRIFDCRGHGWANLQSVHLNLPFAGDEEFGRLHAAIRLIMPLLPALAASSPICDGKPSGFLDTRMEVYRTNSQRIPSLTAAVVPEPIFTEGDYQREIFAKMYADIEPHDPEGMLQFPFLNARGAIARFDRGAIEIRVLDIQECPAADLAILQAIVATLKALVSEKWSPLAEQQLVATMPLSQLFLETIRTSDATPIEDGVLLRQFGWNDRHRPTAKELWRHILAELNMTPAKESPLDVILSEGPLARRILHRVGHDLTQLKSIYGELAECLSSGTMFRA; this comes from the coding sequence ATGAGCGATCCGCTTCACTTGTTTGACGCGTTCGGCGTAGAGCTGGAATACATGATCGTCGACGCGCAGTCGCTCGACGTCCGTCCGATCGCCGACTTGCTGCTGAAGGAAGCGGCCGGCGAGATCCTCTCGGAGATCGAACTGGGAGAGATCGCCTGGTCGAACGAACTTGCATTGCACGTGATCGAACTGAAGACGAACGGTCCGGCTCCGTCGCTCGATCCGCTGACCGACTACTTTCAGCAGCACGTGAAGCAAGCGAACGATTTCCTGGCGACGTTCGGAGCCCGGCTGTTGCCGACCGCGATGCATCCCTGGATGGACCCGCACGCGGTCCAGCTCTGGCCGCACGACTACAACCCGATCTACGAAGCGTACAACCGGATCTTCGATTGCCGCGGCCATGGCTGGGCGAACCTGCAAAGCGTCCATCTCAATCTGCCGTTCGCCGGAGACGAAGAGTTCGGACGATTGCATGCCGCGATCCGTTTGATCATGCCGCTGTTGCCGGCTTTGGCCGCCAGTTCGCCGATCTGCGACGGCAAGCCAAGCGGGTTCCTCGACACGCGGATGGAAGTTTACCGGACCAACTCGCAGCGGATTCCTTCGCTCACCGCGGCGGTAGTGCCTGAGCCGATTTTTACCGAAGGGGATTACCAGCGCGAAATCTTCGCGAAGATGTACGCCGACATTGAGCCGCACGATCCGGAAGGGATGTTGCAGTTTCCCTTTTTGAACGCCCGGGGCGCCATCGCGCGGTTTGATCGAGGCGCGATCGAAATCCGCGTCCTCGACATCCAGGAATGTCCCGCCGCCGACCTGGCGATCTTGCAGGCGATCGTCGCCACGCTCAAGGCTTTGGTAAGCGAAAAGTGGTCTCCTCTGGCCGAACAGCAGCTGGTCGCCACCATGCCGCTGTCGCAGCTCTTTTTGGAAACGATCCGCACCTCGGACGCGACTCCGATCGAAGACGGAGTCCTCCTCCGTCAGTTCGGCTGGAACGATCGCCATCGTCCCACCGCCAAAGAGCTGTGGCGACATATCCTGGCCGAACTGAACATGACTCCGGCCAAAGAAAGCCCGCTCGACGTCATCCTGAGCGAAGGCCCGCTCGCCCGCCGTATTTTGCACCGCGTCGGCCATGACCTGACGCAGCTGAAGTCGATCTACGGCGAGCTGGCCGAATGCCTGTCGAGCGGAACGATGTTCCGCGCGTAG
- a CDS encoding aldose epimerase family protein yields the protein MTKIMRCWCVLSLAASLLGTQFVLAAEPTQTAAKSKPGMSITAQPFGKTADGQEVTLFTIQNGDLQMELINYGATIVSLKAPDKNGVLANVNAGLDDVALYEGGHPYFGATVGRYANRIAKGKFTLGGKEYSLALNNGENTLHGGDKGFSRYVWDAKEVKDADRIGVTFSRTSPDREEGYPGNLQVSVSYLLTSDNQLIMDYTATTDAATVLNLTNHCYWNLAGAGSGKVYDHQLKLEADAYLPVSDALIPTGKEATVKGTPMDFTTMKSIGQDLQATGGDPIGYDHCFVLRGQEGKLALAATVQEPKSGRVMEIYTTEPGIQLYTGNFLKGLPAEARLNQHEAFCLETQHYPDTPNQPNFPTTTLKPGEEFRSTTVHKFRVAK from the coding sequence ATGACCAAAATTATGCGATGCTGGTGCGTCTTGTCGTTGGCCGCGAGCCTCTTGGGGACGCAGTTCGTCCTCGCCGCCGAGCCGACGCAAACCGCTGCAAAGAGTAAACCCGGCATGTCGATCACCGCGCAACCCTTCGGCAAAACCGCCGACGGACAAGAGGTCACCCTGTTCACGATACAGAACGGGGACCTGCAAATGGAGTTGATCAATTACGGAGCGACGATCGTTTCGCTGAAGGCCCCGGACAAAAACGGCGTGCTCGCCAACGTCAACGCCGGCCTCGACGACGTCGCTTTGTACGAAGGGGGTCATCCCTACTTCGGCGCCACCGTCGGTCGCTACGCCAATCGGATCGCCAAGGGCAAATTCACGCTGGGGGGCAAGGAATATAGCCTGGCCCTGAACAACGGCGAGAACACCCTGCACGGCGGCGACAAAGGTTTCAGCCGTTACGTCTGGGACGCCAAGGAAGTGAAAGACGCGGATCGCATCGGCGTTACCTTCAGCCGCACCAGCCCCGATCGCGAAGAAGGCTATCCCGGCAACCTGCAGGTCAGCGTCAGCTACCTGCTGACCAGCGACAACCAGTTGATCATGGACTACACGGCGACCACCGACGCGGCGACCGTGCTGAACCTGACCAACCACTGCTACTGGAACCTGGCCGGCGCCGGCAGCGGCAAAGTCTACGACCACCAGTTGAAGCTGGAAGCGGACGCCTACCTGCCGGTCAGCGACGCCCTGATTCCGACCGGTAAAGAAGCGACCGTCAAAGGGACTCCGATGGACTTCACCACGATGAAATCGATCGGCCAAGACCTGCAAGCGACCGGCGGCGATCCGATTGGCTATGACCATTGCTTCGTACTCCGGGGCCAAGAAGGCAAGCTCGCCCTGGCCGCGACCGTCCAAGAGCCGAAGTCGGGCCGGGTGATGGAAATCTACACCACGGAGCCTGGCATTCAGCTCTATACCGGCAACTTCCTGAAAGGCCTGCCGGCCGAAGCTCGGCTGAACCAGCACGAAGCGTTCTGCCTGGAAACGCAACACTACCCCGACACGCCGAATCAGCCGAACTTCCCGACGACCACCCTGAAGCCGGGCGAAGAATTCCGCTCGACCACGGTCCACAAGTTCCGCGTGGCAAAGTAG
- a CDS encoding RNA polymerase sigma factor — protein MPSSADNQPKPDWPAIIAEHERWLRAVLYARLRNSEDVEDAFQETFAAAIVGSDKLRDLDRVGPWLYQIAVRQALQLRRKQGRRQKKIEQFAQEAPTASERDPLAWMLADERQQQVRDALKELPQRDAEILLLKYLEDWNYQQIADRIGASHSAVEARLHRARGRLRDKLRARSVAGAARS, from the coding sequence TTGCCTAGCAGCGCCGACAATCAACCGAAGCCCGACTGGCCAGCCATTATCGCCGAGCATGAGCGATGGCTGCGCGCCGTGCTCTACGCGCGATTGCGGAACAGCGAGGACGTGGAAGACGCGTTTCAGGAGACGTTCGCCGCGGCGATCGTCGGCAGCGACAAGTTGCGTGACCTGGACCGCGTCGGACCGTGGCTCTACCAGATTGCCGTTCGCCAGGCGTTGCAACTGCGGCGCAAACAAGGGCGCCGGCAAAAGAAGATTGAGCAATTCGCTCAAGAGGCCCCTACGGCCAGCGAGCGGGATCCGCTTGCCTGGATGTTGGCGGACGAACGGCAGCAGCAAGTACGCGACGCGCTGAAGGAACTACCGCAGCGCGACGCCGAAATCCTGCTGCTGAAATACCTTGAGGATTGGAACTACCAGCAGATCGCCGACAGGATCGGCGCGAGCCATAGCGCAGTAGAAGCGCGACTGCATCGGGCTCGCGGGCGACTGCGCGACAAACTACGTGCACGGAGCGTCGCAGGAGCGGCCCGATCATGA